The following proteins are encoded in a genomic region of Phycisphaera sp.:
- a CDS encoding PDZ domain-containing protein has protein sequence MISRRQRQLAAACAISLATTWGFAQQDSGPATPATDLEAARAAVADLASESWLDRKAASDVLEQLARALRPETALHTLETALAEWLADRGASAEGEGDRAEVLARFELEAKQAFFNAPRAGLGITYDRTPADRGVRLGDTVANFDAHGKLRAGDIVLALSGAPIKSGSMDLPVSIASHLPGEETVISLLRNGEPMEVTVTLGRRKDLRSVAALDERVLRRAWALRMDRLRGQKSFGRLDTDLARSVVTAPPSASTARLRAAEADVALGGQPGQYAARRAGVVAQTIPGNDPLAGIRAELSRLNGDLEGVVRRAIEIEQSVRKLELEVHATADTADGRATAERLRGRITELRNELGPLQREQTRLMQERVRLIEALSQ, from the coding sequence ATGATCAGCCGGCGTCAAAGACAGCTTGCCGCAGCGTGCGCCATCTCCCTGGCGACGACCTGGGGCTTCGCGCAGCAAGATTCCGGTCCTGCTACGCCCGCCACAGATCTGGAAGCCGCACGCGCCGCGGTGGCCGATCTCGCCAGCGAGAGCTGGCTGGACCGCAAGGCTGCCAGCGACGTGCTGGAGCAACTGGCCCGGGCCCTGCGTCCCGAGACGGCGCTCCACACGCTCGAAACGGCGCTGGCCGAGTGGCTCGCCGACCGCGGCGCGAGTGCGGAAGGCGAGGGCGACCGCGCCGAGGTGCTCGCGCGATTCGAGCTCGAGGCGAAGCAGGCATTCTTCAACGCCCCCCGCGCCGGCCTCGGCATCACCTACGACCGCACACCCGCCGATCGCGGCGTGCGCCTGGGTGACACCGTCGCAAACTTCGACGCCCATGGCAAGCTGCGCGCGGGTGACATTGTGCTGGCCCTCTCGGGCGCACCGATCAAGTCGGGGTCGATGGACCTCCCGGTATCGATCGCCTCGCACCTGCCAGGAGAAGAGACCGTCATCTCACTCTTGCGTAACGGCGAGCCAATGGAAGTCACCGTGACCCTCGGCCGACGAAAAGACCTCAGGTCGGTAGCCGCCCTCGATGAACGCGTGCTCCGGCGCGCCTGGGCTCTGCGGATGGACCGCCTTCGCGGCCAGAAGAGCTTCGGACGGCTTGATACCGACCTCGCACGATCGGTTGTGACGGCACCGCCCTCGGCTTCGACGGCCCGCCTGCGTGCTGCTGAGGCCGATGTTGCCCTGGGCGGCCAACCCGGGCAGTACGCCGCTCGCCGGGCCGGCGTCGTAGCGCAGACCATCCCCGGGAACGACCCGCTCGCAGGCATCCGGGCCGAACTGAGCCGGCTCAACGGCGACCTCGAAGGCGTCGTTCGGCGTGCGATCGAGATCGAACAATCGGTGCGAAAGCTGGAACTCGAAGTCCACGCGACCGCGGATACAGCCGATGGTCGCGCAACCGCAGAGAGACTGCGCGGCCGCATCACCGAACTCCGCAACGAACTCGGCCCGCTGCAAAGAGAGCAAACCCGGTTGATGCAAGAGCGTGTGCGGCTGATCGAGGCGCTGAGCCAGTAA
- a CDS encoding phosphotransferase, which yields MDRGAPSKTPPGPVDPETLASAEAQAGFAVGEVHHVRIHYPIGQVLKAAPLNAGSTQAPKIILLGSLCGPVVLKRLAPGRDGPEFVHVIHSIHRRLAAHGFPVAPLLPARGGASALRLEGRVYEVCGFKRGGKCDRSSGQTRLAGEALGRYHALLANAHDHLGAMGRSIGEPLTGVYHDDQRIRRALARLPQALDASSGSDLAARLGALYEQSAARAAAALEGGEVQIVHGDWHPGNLIFDGGKLAAVLDHESAGMAPAMLDIANGALQFSLQGSGTDFRQWPTPPDGDRLGAFLGGVHGGRAMIGVPGVAQQALEALPWLMAEALIAEAAVPIAATGAFDGRDPSPFLRMVARKAQWLADHPAKVLQHARP from the coding sequence GTGGACCGAGGCGCACCAAGCAAGACTCCACCGGGGCCGGTCGACCCCGAGACGCTCGCCTCGGCCGAAGCCCAGGCGGGGTTCGCGGTCGGCGAGGTCCATCATGTTCGGATCCACTACCCGATCGGCCAGGTGCTCAAGGCCGCACCGCTCAACGCCGGATCGACCCAGGCACCTAAGATCATCCTGCTTGGTTCGTTGTGCGGGCCGGTCGTGCTCAAGCGGCTGGCGCCCGGACGTGACGGGCCCGAGTTCGTGCACGTCATCCATTCGATCCACCGCCGATTGGCCGCACACGGATTCCCGGTTGCCCCCCTCCTGCCCGCACGCGGCGGCGCGAGCGCGCTCCGGCTCGAAGGCCGCGTGTACGAGGTGTGCGGGTTCAAACGCGGCGGCAAGTGCGACCGCTCATCAGGCCAGACGCGGCTGGCTGGTGAGGCACTGGGTCGATACCACGCGTTGCTGGCCAACGCCCACGACCACCTGGGAGCAATGGGCCGGTCCATCGGCGAGCCGCTGACGGGTGTGTACCACGACGACCAGCGAATCCGTCGAGCCCTGGCACGCCTCCCACAGGCGCTCGACGCCTCGAGCGGGAGCGACCTGGCCGCCCGGCTCGGGGCCCTCTACGAGCAATCGGCGGCACGCGCCGCCGCCGCCCTCGAGGGCGGCGAGGTCCAGATCGTTCACGGCGACTGGCACCCGGGCAATCTGATCTTTGACGGCGGCAAGCTGGCCGCCGTGCTCGATCACGAGTCGGCCGGGATGGCCCCGGCGATGCTCGACATCGCCAATGGGGCGCTGCAATTCTCGCTCCAGGGTTCGGGCACCGATTTCCGCCAGTGGCCAACTCCACCCGATGGCGATCGTCTCGGGGCGTTCCTTGGCGGCGTCCATGGAGGTCGGGCGATGATCGGGGTGCCGGGCGTAGCCCAGCAGGCCCTCGAAGCCCTGCCCTGGCTGATGGCCGAGGCTCTCATTGCCGAGGCCGCGGTGCCCATCGCGGCGACCGGGGCGTTCGACGGGCGGGATCCGTCGCCCTTCCTGCGGATGGTGGCACGCAAGGCCCAGTGGCTCGCCGACCACCCCGCCAAGGTTCTCCAGCACGCCCGGCCGTAG
- a CDS encoding UDP-glucose/GDP-mannose dehydrogenase family protein — translation MKLTMVGTGYVGLVTGVCFANTGNDVVCLDVVKDKVDQINRGECPIYEPGLTELMQRNLKAGRLVATLDKDLAYEDAEMIFICVGTPSGADGKADLKYVMQAADDIAAVIKRLGPGQTPKTIVVKSTVPVGTTLAVRDRIRQTVGDLPFTVGDNPEFLKEGDAIIDFNKPDRVVCGVEHPDDPEDLTAKRFHEVYEPFTRNGHPIFIMDIPSAEMVKYASNNFLATKISFINEMSMLCEKFGANINRVREGMCSDSRIGHKFLYPGLGYGGSCFPKDTLAVIGMGDQAGFETQLSKAVHDVNQRQRTLFFDKILAHYGGSLAGKTLAFWGIAFKPNTDDVREAPALTLMQMAHEHGSTIRAYDSVADKTGKQSLDEMGVPAEIVGEMYDCLEGCDGVVVSTDWDEFKTPDFDRMGQRLAEKTIFDGRNLYKRDQMAELGFSHHSVGRPSVTQAGEPQRA, via the coding sequence ATGAAGCTGACGATGGTGGGCACGGGGTATGTTGGGCTGGTAACCGGGGTGTGCTTTGCCAACACCGGCAACGACGTGGTCTGCCTCGACGTGGTCAAGGACAAGGTCGACCAGATTAACCGCGGCGAGTGCCCCATCTACGAGCCGGGCTTGACCGAACTCATGCAGCGCAACCTCAAGGCCGGCCGTCTGGTAGCCACGCTGGATAAAGACCTGGCCTACGAAGACGCCGAGATGATCTTCATCTGCGTGGGCACGCCCAGCGGGGCCGACGGCAAGGCCGACTTGAAGTACGTCATGCAGGCCGCCGACGACATCGCGGCCGTCATCAAGCGCCTGGGGCCGGGCCAGACCCCCAAGACCATCGTCGTCAAGAGCACCGTGCCCGTAGGCACCACCCTGGCCGTGCGGGATCGCATCCGCCAGACCGTGGGCGACTTGCCCTTCACCGTGGGCGACAACCCCGAGTTCTTGAAAGAGGGCGACGCGATCATCGACTTCAACAAGCCCGACCGCGTGGTCTGCGGCGTCGAGCATCCGGACGATCCCGAAGACCTGACCGCCAAGCGCTTCCACGAGGTCTACGAGCCCTTCACCCGCAACGGGCACCCGATCTTCATCATGGACATCCCCTCGGCCGAGATGGTCAAGTACGCCAGCAACAACTTCCTGGCCACCAAAATCAGCTTCATCAATGAGATGTCGATGCTCTGCGAGAAGTTCGGGGCCAACATCAACCGCGTGCGCGAGGGCATGTGCAGCGACAGCCGTATCGGCCACAAGTTCCTCTACCCGGGCCTGGGCTACGGCGGCAGTTGCTTCCCCAAGGACACGCTGGCGGTCATCGGCATGGGCGACCAGGCCGGCTTCGAAACCCAGCTCTCCAAGGCCGTGCACGACGTGAACCAGCGCCAGCGCACGCTGTTCTTCGACAAGATCCTGGCTCATTATGGTGGCAGCCTGGCGGGCAAGACGCTGGCCTTCTGGGGCATCGCCTTCAAGCCCAACACCGACGACGTCCGAGAGGCACCGGCCCTGACGCTCATGCAGATGGCCCACGAGCATGGCTCGACCATCCGGGCGTACGACTCGGTGGCCGACAAGACCGGCAAGCAGTCGCTCGACGAGATGGGCGTGCCCGCCGAGATCGTCGGTGAGATGTACGATTGCCTCGAGGGGTGCGACGGCGTCGTGGTCTCGACCGACTGGGACGAGTTCAAGACGCCCGACTTTGATCGCATGGGCCAGAGGCTGGCCGAGAAGACCATCTTCGACGGCCGTAACCTGTACAAGCGCGACCAGATGGCCGAACTCGGGTTCAGCCACCACAGCGTGGGCCGCCCCAGCGTAACCCAGGCCGGCGAGCCCCAGCGGGCCTGA
- a CDS encoding carbon-nitrogen hydrolase family protein has protein sequence MRIAIAQIAPVLLDRDRTIERAVAAIHEAAKNGARLVAFGETFIPAYPLWLCRQNAARFNEPAVKEVHAAYLEQAVRIEDGHLGPIRDAARTAGVHAIVGVAERPRDRGGNTIYCSAVVIDDKGEIASVHRKLMPTYEERLAWGVGDGHGLRIHRVGPFTVSVLNCWENWMPLARAALYAQGVDLHVAIWPGCERLTRDITRFVALEGRCYVASASSIIRPQDVPGTVPHRNSWADAGVENGAYYDGGSCVAGPDGSWLTSPVVGREELVYADLDPAVVRAERQNFDPSGHYARPDVLALTVARSRQGVRFSDDGPANP, from the coding sequence ATGCGAATCGCTATTGCCCAGATCGCGCCCGTTTTGCTCGACCGAGATCGGACGATCGAACGCGCTGTCGCAGCCATCCACGAGGCGGCCAAGAACGGTGCCAGGCTGGTCGCCTTCGGTGAAACGTTCATCCCCGCTTACCCCCTATGGCTGTGCCGGCAGAATGCCGCCCGGTTCAACGAGCCCGCCGTCAAAGAAGTCCACGCGGCCTATCTCGAACAGGCGGTGCGCATCGAGGATGGCCACCTGGGCCCGATCCGCGACGCGGCGCGGACCGCGGGCGTCCATGCCATCGTCGGTGTGGCCGAGCGGCCCAGGGATCGCGGCGGGAACACGATCTACTGCAGTGCCGTGGTCATTGATGACAAGGGAGAGATCGCCAGCGTGCACCGAAAGCTCATGCCCACCTACGAGGAGCGGCTGGCGTGGGGCGTCGGCGATGGGCATGGCCTGCGCATCCACCGCGTCGGGCCGTTCACGGTGAGCGTGCTCAACTGCTGGGAGAACTGGATGCCCCTGGCTCGCGCGGCCCTCTACGCCCAGGGGGTCGACCTGCACGTCGCGATCTGGCCGGGCTGCGAGCGGCTGACCAGGGACATCACACGGTTCGTCGCCCTCGAGGGCCGCTGCTACGTCGCCTCGGCTAGCTCCATCATCCGGCCTCAGGACGTGCCCGGCACGGTCCCGCACCGTAATTCGTGGGCGGACGCAGGCGTGGAGAATGGGGCCTACTACGACGGCGGTTCGTGCGTGGCCGGCCCCGATGGCTCGTGGCTTACGTCCCCGGTCGTCGGACGGGAAGAATTGGTCTACGCCGACCTCGATCCTGCCGTCGTGCGGGCTGAGCGGCAGAACTTCGACCCCAGCGGCCACTACGCCCGGCCTGATGTGCTCGCGCTCACGGTCGCTCGCTCGCGCCAGGGCGTGCGATTCAGCGACGACGGGCCGGCCAACCCATAG
- the nth gene encoding endonuclease III: protein MRTPDNPRGLRDLPFRVPEATKAEKARARRIAKALAERYPDAVCALDYTTPHELLVATILSAQSTDVGVNKATPALFKAFPAPQDYADATPAKIEKHIKSIGLYRNKAKAIHSAMTSLVNDFGGEVPQTMDKLLTLRGVARKTASVVLGNAFGINQGFVVDTHIERLSKRFGLAPHDASVAMVERHLISLFPRDQWADLSHRIIFHGRQVCKARGWLCEQDSICQRFCENARGKK from the coding sequence GTGCGGACACCCGACAATCCCAGGGGCCTGCGCGATCTTCCATTCCGCGTTCCCGAAGCAACCAAAGCCGAGAAGGCCCGGGCCCGGCGGATCGCCAAGGCGCTGGCCGAGCGGTACCCCGATGCTGTCTGCGCATTGGATTACACCACGCCGCACGAGTTACTCGTCGCGACCATCCTCTCGGCCCAGTCCACCGATGTGGGCGTGAATAAGGCGACACCAGCGCTGTTCAAGGCCTTCCCAGCTCCCCAGGACTACGCCGACGCCACGCCCGCGAAGATCGAGAAGCACATCAAGTCCATCGGCCTGTACCGCAACAAGGCCAAGGCCATCCACTCGGCCATGACCAGCTTGGTCAACGACTTCGGCGGCGAGGTACCCCAGACCATGGACAAGTTGCTCACCCTGCGCGGCGTCGCTCGAAAGACCGCCAGCGTGGTACTGGGCAACGCCTTTGGCATCAACCAGGGCTTCGTCGTCGACACCCACATCGAACGGCTGAGCAAACGCTTCGGGCTGGCACCACACGACGCCTCGGTGGCCATGGTCGAGCGGCACCTGATCTCGCTCTTCCCTCGCGACCAATGGGCCGACCTGAGCCACCGCATCATCTTCCACGGCCGGCAGGTGTGCAAGGCCCGCGGCTGGCTGTGCGAGCAGGACAGCATCTGTCAACGCTTCTGTGAGAACGCGCGAGGCAAGAAGTAA
- a CDS encoding YicC family protein, with product MIRSMTGFGDARVERGGVTYSLEVRAVNHRYLKAQVRLPDEFAPLEGGLEETLRGLLQRGSVTVRCSAEGSPASQAGAINENVLEAYLKTIEAASQKLGSGTTVDMAGLLALPGVLRAEPLDARLAAAREAFKELLPRACEKLVEMRAREGKALHAELAELCGVVSASLEVVQSKAPEVSKLYETRLKARIEQLLPEAEPVDIVREVAAYAERCDVNEEISRLSGHVEQFLLAIEEDGPVGRKLDFIAQEMLREANTIASKSPDADLSRAAIDAKAAIDRIKEQVQNVE from the coding sequence ATGATCCGCAGCATGACCGGATTCGGCGACGCCCGCGTGGAGCGTGGCGGGGTGACGTACAGCCTCGAGGTGCGTGCGGTGAACCACCGGTACCTCAAGGCCCAGGTGCGACTGCCCGATGAGTTCGCGCCGCTCGAAGGCGGGCTCGAAGAAACCCTCCGCGGGCTTCTCCAGCGCGGCAGCGTCACCGTGCGTTGCTCGGCCGAGGGTTCGCCGGCCAGCCAGGCCGGGGCGATCAACGAGAACGTGCTCGAGGCGTATTTGAAGACGATCGAAGCGGCTTCGCAGAAACTGGGATCGGGCACGACCGTGGACATGGCCGGCCTGCTCGCACTGCCAGGCGTACTCCGGGCCGAGCCGCTCGATGCCCGGCTTGCCGCCGCGCGTGAGGCGTTCAAGGAACTGCTCCCAAGGGCCTGCGAGAAGTTGGTCGAAATGCGCGCCAGAGAGGGCAAGGCCTTGCACGCCGAACTCGCCGAACTCTGCGGCGTGGTTTCGGCGAGCCTCGAGGTCGTGCAGTCCAAGGCCCCCGAGGTCAGCAAACTCTACGAAACCCGGCTGAAGGCTCGCATCGAACAACTCCTACCCGAAGCCGAGCCGGTGGACATCGTGCGCGAGGTGGCGGCATACGCCGAACGGTGCGACGTCAACGAAGAAATCTCCAGATTGAGCGGGCACGTCGAGCAGTTCCTGCTGGCGATCGAAGAAGATGGACCGGTTGGCCGCAAGCTCGACTTCATCGCCCAGGAGATGCTCCGCGAGGCCAACACCATCGCCAGCAAGAGCCCCGACGCTGATCTCTCTCGGGCGGCCATCGACGCGAAGGCCGCCATCGACCGGATCAAAGAGCAGGTCCAGAACGTCGAGTAA
- the secG gene encoding preprotein translocase subunit SecG, whose amino-acid sequence MPLTLALNPVLSNLLMLAFIAVAVIMILIILIQRPSGGGLSGAFGASSGGSGQTAFGAKTGDALTLMTIGTFVLFILTAIMLVYTSRPPAAVPGQPVATPTGEQVPAETPEGDPAATTPAEGETADPETTEPETTGETTPPPAETPTGDPGETPADQPGDTPADDPEPGP is encoded by the coding sequence ATGCCCCTGACGCTCGCGTTGAATCCGGTTCTTTCCAACCTGCTCATGCTGGCGTTCATCGCCGTGGCCGTCATCATGATCCTGATCATCCTGATCCAGCGCCCCTCGGGCGGCGGGCTGAGCGGAGCGTTCGGGGCCTCGAGCGGCGGGTCGGGCCAGACGGCCTTCGGTGCCAAGACCGGGGACGCCCTGACGCTGATGACCATCGGCACCTTCGTGCTGTTCATCCTGACGGCCATCATGCTGGTGTACACCAGCCGCCCACCGGCGGCCGTCCCCGGGCAGCCGGTCGCCACGCCCACGGGGGAGCAGGTACCCGCCGAGACACCCGAGGGCGACCCGGCCGCGACCACGCCCGCCGAGGGCGAGACCGCCGACCCCGAAACCACCGAACCCGAGACCACCGGCGAAACCACACCACCCCCGGCTGAGACACCCACAGGTGATCCGGGCGAAACGCCCGCCGATCAACCCGGCGACACGCCCGCCGATGACCCGGAGCCGGGCCCGTGA
- a CDS encoding S41 family peptidase — protein MRQTGTSTRVLGTTAALLAALGTTLAPAALGFQNSSQTTEAKPIQATTVQDSKAWAGDLWAAVARGDRTEFVKLLNHAPDRLRDPMLADAALALGESLDEHSVARYEKVAEHAGKVAESLATLADAPEPAERETALLEGMSAAIALHMLSDDKEAVLFDADVKKLVAAANAEARIAEADGRWYAAAEMFERLHALYEDEGTYLPDRKRQLKRLSLIALYAPERNHELRSQRLVESGEEALPPFNPAGESVDERLEDIEPLMLLYAMVNADRHHVSGSKMKDLLVSGLNGLRLMAETDDLYDAYPQLADKQTRSRFIESLASKAADVERAPIATDRTLQEVVRDVQSWNRQTVRLPDALVLRVFGDGAMRALDDYTEVIWPYDVRQFERSTRGNFSGIGVSIQMNPKRQIQVVTPLDGTPAQRAGVRAEDIITKVNGEAIMGISLNQAVDKITGPKGTPVDVTVTRGEDEEKEEVTFTIVRDTVELKTVKGWERIDATDDHWDWMIDPIYGIGYVRLTGFTENTTEDFDKALAEMKKEGVQGLILDLRFNRGGLLDQAVEITSRFVDYTKSRGSFGRVVVSTRNERTDGTGMSPERLQRRNSPLPDIPVVVLINEGSASASEIVAGAIQDYSKASAAKAVVLGKTSFGKGSVQNVLPIDPERRSSPRALMKLTTQYYVLPGGRMIHRVPGKIEHGVVPDMSVSMLPEQVAESLMLRQEADVLVLDEDGNPPALEDRPDPSRLISEGMDLQLNAALVLLQSQTRPSSDAAAMLPEDKERRTP, from the coding sequence ATGCGACAGACCGGAACGAGCACTCGCGTCTTGGGTACTACAGCGGCTCTGCTAGCCGCCCTGGGCACGACATTGGCACCTGCCGCCCTGGGCTTCCAAAATTCCAGCCAGACTACCGAAGCCAAGCCAATCCAAGCGACCACGGTCCAAGACTCGAAGGCTTGGGCGGGCGACCTGTGGGCCGCCGTAGCACGTGGTGATCGGACCGAGTTCGTCAAACTCCTGAACCACGCCCCAGACCGCCTGCGCGATCCGATGCTGGCCGACGCCGCCCTGGCTCTGGGTGAGTCGCTCGACGAGCACTCCGTGGCGCGATACGAGAAGGTGGCCGAGCATGCCGGGAAGGTGGCTGAGTCGCTGGCCACCCTGGCCGACGCGCCCGAGCCGGCCGAGCGTGAGACCGCACTGCTCGAAGGCATGAGCGCCGCGATCGCGCTGCACATGCTTTCGGACGATAAAGAAGCGGTCCTGTTCGATGCCGACGTGAAGAAGCTGGTCGCCGCCGCCAACGCCGAGGCCCGCATCGCCGAAGCCGACGGCCGCTGGTACGCCGCCGCCGAAATGTTCGAGCGGCTGCACGCGTTGTACGAGGACGAGGGCACTTACCTGCCCGATCGCAAGCGGCAGCTCAAGCGCCTTTCCCTGATCGCGCTCTACGCCCCCGAGCGCAACCACGAGCTGCGTAGCCAACGCCTGGTCGAGAGCGGCGAAGAAGCCCTGCCGCCCTTCAACCCGGCCGGCGAGTCGGTCGACGAGCGGCTCGAAGACATCGAGCCGCTCATGCTGCTCTACGCCATGGTCAACGCCGATCGGCACCATGTTTCGGGCTCGAAGATGAAGGATCTGCTGGTCTCGGGCCTGAACGGCTTGCGCCTGATGGCCGAGACCGACGACCTGTACGACGCCTACCCGCAGCTGGCCGACAAGCAAACACGCTCTCGCTTCATCGAGTCGCTCGCCTCGAAGGCCGCCGACGTTGAACGCGCTCCGATCGCCACCGACCGCACCCTGCAAGAGGTCGTCCGAGACGTCCAATCCTGGAATCGCCAGACCGTCCGGCTGCCCGACGCCTTGGTGTTGCGTGTCTTCGGTGACGGCGCCATGCGGGCCCTGGATGACTATACCGAGGTTATCTGGCCCTACGACGTGCGGCAGTTCGAGCGCAGCACGCGGGGCAACTTCAGCGGCATCGGCGTCTCGATCCAGATGAACCCCAAGCGGCAGATCCAAGTCGTGACGCCGCTGGACGGCACCCCGGCCCAACGCGCGGGCGTGCGAGCCGAGGACATCATCACCAAGGTCAACGGCGAGGCGATCATGGGCATCTCGCTCAACCAGGCGGTCGACAAGATCACCGGGCCCAAGGGCACGCCCGTGGACGTCACCGTGACGCGCGGTGAGGACGAGGAAAAGGAGGAGGTCACCTTCACCATCGTCCGCGACACCGTCGAGCTCAAGACCGTCAAGGGCTGGGAGCGCATCGACGCCACCGACGACCACTGGGACTGGATGATCGATCCGATCTATGGCATCGGCTACGTCCGGCTCACGGGCTTCACCGAGAACACCACCGAGGACTTCGACAAGGCCCTGGCCGAGATGAAGAAGGAGGGCGTCCAAGGACTCATCCTGGACCTGCGGTTCAACCGTGGCGGCCTGCTCGATCAGGCGGTCGAGATCACCAGCCGCTTCGTTGATTACACCAAGAGCCGCGGCTCGTTCGGCAGGGTTGTCGTGTCGACGCGCAACGAGCGTACCGACGGCACGGGCATGTCGCCCGAACGCCTGCAACGCCGCAACTCGCCGTTGCCCGACATCCCCGTCGTAGTGCTCATCAACGAAGGCAGCGCCTCGGCCAGCGAGATCGTGGCTGGCGCGATCCAGGACTATTCCAAGGCCTCGGCCGCGAAGGCCGTCGTGCTGGGCAAGACCAGCTTCGGCAAGGGCAGCGTGCAGAACGTGCTGCCCATTGACCCCGAGCGACGCTCGTCGCCCCGGGCCCTGATGAAGCTGACCACCCAGTACTACGTGCTGCCCGGCGGGCGGATGATCCACCGCGTGCCCGGCAAGATCGAGCACGGCGTGGTGCCCGACATGTCGGTCTCGATGCTGCCCGAGCAGGTGGCCGAGAGCCTCATGCTCCGCCAGGAGGCCGACGTGCTGGTGCTCGACGAGGACGGCAACCCCCCGGCCCTCGAGGATCGTCCAGACCCATCGCGTCTGATCTCAGAAGGCATGGACCTGCAGTTGAACGCGGCCCTGGTGCTGCTCCAGTCCCAGACCCGTCCCTCGTCCGACGCTGCGGCCATGCTTCCCGAGGACAAGGAACGGCGGACCCCCTGA
- a CDS encoding glycosyltransferase encodes MPQPLLSIVTPSLDQGRYIGQCLESVAAEMALPAAQAHGVEHIVMDGGSTDETVGLLERATHLAHWQSAPDGGQSAAINRGLLDHARGRYATWINADDWFEPGALGPMLEELASADAPDVLVGRCRFVEGDRTIFEPRPPEPIDIANLLRLRTKWFAGELIVQPEAFFSSALFERVGGLNEANHFTMDHELWLKLLEAGASFRSIDHPVACMRVHEAQKTADNRRIVESLIRFGRPFLDRHAEMLGEPGRIARSELVGLERKLTLSEPVLRRLRVPWANVEHTERVDGAADVVPGEFHLAPLRAVLSAVPKSPGLLRRRYRSRVLGDAPIAELPVRFTPTTDPSYDMVLCWQAFSRSRDPAAELTNAVAGLRAGGVLVAMAEIAPCEHGLNTYTEGLAGLIDQQLSQDHDWLIDPAAMPWVESLAGARHDDDARWLASHPHPFGIDLGDLMDRAGLEHVSSMTYGGMSWHPLTPFAAIEGVPGRDSDAWACGVWRKR; translated from the coding sequence GTGCCCCAGCCGCTGCTGTCCATCGTTACGCCGTCGCTCGATCAGGGACGGTACATCGGCCAATGCCTGGAATCGGTCGCGGCCGAGATGGCGTTGCCCGCCGCGCAAGCCCACGGCGTCGAGCACATTGTGATGGACGGTGGCAGCACCGACGAAACGGTCGGGCTGCTCGAACGAGCCACCCACCTGGCCCACTGGCAGAGCGCCCCCGACGGCGGGCAGAGCGCGGCGATCAATCGGGGCTTGCTCGACCATGCCCGCGGCCGCTACGCAACCTGGATCAACGCCGACGATTGGTTCGAGCCGGGCGCTCTGGGGCCGATGCTGGAGGAACTGGCCAGTGCTGATGCGCCGGACGTGCTGGTCGGGCGATGCCGGTTCGTGGAGGGCGATCGCACGATCTTCGAGCCGCGACCGCCCGAACCAATCGACATCGCAAATCTGTTACGTCTGCGCACGAAGTGGTTCGCCGGCGAGCTGATCGTCCAGCCGGAAGCGTTCTTCAGCAGCGCGTTGTTCGAGCGTGTTGGCGGTTTGAATGAGGCGAACCACTTCACGATGGACCACGAACTCTGGCTCAAGCTGCTCGAAGCCGGGGCCAGCTTCAGATCGATCGACCATCCCGTCGCGTGCATGCGTGTCCACGAGGCCCAGAAGACGGCCGACAACCGCCGGATCGTCGAGTCGCTGATCCGCTTCGGCCGGCCCTTCCTTGACCGCCACGCCGAGATGCTGGGCGAGCCCGGCCGGATTGCTCGGAGCGAGTTGGTCGGGCTCGAACGCAAGCTCACGCTCAGCGAGCCGGTGCTGCGACGGCTCCGCGTACCGTGGGCGAACGTCGAACACACTGAGCGGGTTGATGGAGCCGCGGATGTCGTGCCCGGGGAGTTCCACCTGGCTCCCTTGCGTGCCGTGTTGAGCGCCGTGCCGAAGAGCCCCGGCCTGTTGCGCCGCCGGTATCGGTCCCGCGTGCTGGGCGATGCCCCGATTGCCGAGCTGCCGGTGCGGTTCACGCCGACGACCGATCCGTCGTATGACATGGTGTTGTGTTGGCAGGCGTTCAGCCGCTCACGAGATCCTGCAGCTGAGCTCACGAACGCCGTTGCCGGGCTCCGCGCTGGGGGCGTGCTTGTCGCCATGGCAGAGATCGCGCCATGCGAGCACGGCCTCAATACCTACACGGAGGGCCTGGCCGGCCTCATCGACCAGCAACTGAGCCAGGACCACGACTGGCTGATCGACCCCGCGGCTATGCCTTGGGTCGAATCTCTCGCCGGAGCAAGGCACGACGATGATGCCCGTTGGTTGGCGAGCCATCCTCACCCCTTCGGTATCGACCTGGGGGACCTGATGGACCGGGCGGGTCTGGAACACGTGTCATCCATGACCTACGGCGGCATGTCGTGGCACCCGCTCACGCCGTTCGCCGCGATCGAGGGTGTCCCCGGGCGCGACAGCGACGCGTGGGCGTGCGGGGTGTGGCGGAAGCGATAG